Below is a genomic region from Spirosoma radiotolerans.
TGCCTGAGCCGATACTGAATACGCCAGGCATAGACCCCCGTTTCGCAATGGTCACCGCGATAATTACCGTCCCACAGAAAGGGCGAGTCTTTCGTCTCGAAAACAACCTCTCCCCAGCGATTAAAAATTGCCAGTGATGTGATGGTAATATCGCCACAACCATAGGCCAGAAAAACATCATTTAGCCCATCCCCATTTGGCGTAAAGGTATTGGGCGCGTAAAGAACACAATCGCAGGCGTTATAATCAATAACAATCGAATCGGTAACCGTGGCGCAGGCATTCTGCACGCTTGCCCGGTATATGCCCGAACTACTCACCGTTCGTTCAACGCCTGAAATTTGATCCGTCCAGCTAAACTTCCCCTCGGCAACCGTCGGTTTGATGACAAACAGTTGTGCCCCACACAGTTGTTTGTCGGGTCCTAACTCCAACTCGGGCGGCCGTATATACTGTACCTGAATGGTATCACTGGCAATACAACTGGCCTGTGTCACCCGAATGCTGTATTGCCCGGCCTGGCGCACTGTCAATGTATTGGTCGATGACCCATCCTGCCAGCGGTAAGTCGATGTGGTTGTCGCAGGCACCTTGAGCGTGAGGGTCTGACCATTACAAATCGTCGTATCGGCACCCAGGCTGAAGTCAAGCGCGTAATCGACGATGAGACTATCGGTGAGTGTTTTACACGAAGTGACAGCTGTTACAGAGTATTTACCTGGTTTAGTTACCTGCCGAGTTGGCTTTGTGCTCCCATCGTTCCACCGATAATCGAAGGCTCCGGGCGTTGTAGCATCGAGTAATAGCGTACTCTGACGACCGCATAAGGTGGTGTCTTTACCCAGTTCGAGGTTGACGGGTACCAGCGATATATCATCAACAAATAAATAGTAGTAGCCTAGAAAAGGAGGTTCTTTATTAAAGTTTCCAATGGTTATATATTGCTCACCACCTTTCGCCGTTACGAAACCCGCAACACGTTGCCACTGCAGGCGGCCAAGACTATTTTTAGGTTGGGTATCCAGAATTTGCGGATTGGCTGGCAGTCTGTCCGTTGTTGTTACATCCGTGACCGGGCTGGTCGAGAAATAGGCCCCCAGTGTTTCGGGAAGGTATTTATTGGGTGTATCCGTAGCAATGTACATCTCGAAATAATAGCACTCATCGGCGATCAGTGGTTTGATCAGCCGTACGCCCAGGTACTCAGCCCAGCCCTGATCGAAAAACAAATGCCCAACTCCCTTACCCGAATGGGGCGGTAACGACATTTGCCCCGTCTGAAAACATTCGTGGTAGAAATCAGGGGTGGCCCGGTTCGGGTTATACCAGGGAGTGGCCTCGATGAGTTGATTATCTTGACGTGGGCAATTTCGGTACGTTTCAAAGTTACCGTTGGGAATGAGGTTTTGGCCCGCCAGCATTCCGGGCAGGAACGCAACGAGGCTAACCCAGAGCCAACTATATCCTTTTTGCATAACCCTGATGTCATTAAATGGGGTTGGCACCAATGACCTGATCTACCAAACGAAGGGCGTCTAAGATACTGATTTTTGTGAATATAGGTACCATCTTCGAAGGGTTACCCACTATTTATGCATGAAACCCACTAAAAAAAGCCACTCATGAATAGAGCGGCTTTCTTACTAGTGTGGACGAATGTTACTACTTCAGGAAGGTACTTTTTAGTTAATGCTGAGCCAGAATGCCCGTTGGGAAGTTCCGGCTCAGACAGAGGAAGATTTTGTTTAATACCATCTTAAAGATAACATCTGACCTGCTTCTCTGCTGGAGAAAAGGTGTCAATAACAGGAATTAGTAGGTGAATCGTACACCCAACGATGTAAACGGTTTTCACCGAATGGGCATAGGTGACATGATTTCTAATAGTGGTTAAACCGTTGCAGAAAGTCTTCCTTATAACTCCGGCTTAGCGGAAGTAACTGCGTTCCAATGCTTAGTTCAGCGTCATTGAAGGAGTCCACTTTATGAATATTAACCGCATAAGACCGATGTATACGCACCAGAGACGGTAAATTCATCCGCTCCAGAATACCACTCAACGTTTGCCGGACAACGTATTTTCGGTTCGTCGTGACTAAGGTCGTATATACATTATCGGCCTCCAGATAAAGTAACTCTGTCACATTTATCTTGACGAATTGGTAATTCTGCTTAACAAATAAATGGTCCTCAATTTGCAGAATTGTTTCTTTGTCTCGGGATGTATTCCGTTCGGGAACGGCCGCTGTAGCGGGAACTGGCTTAGTACGGAGGCTAAAATTATGAATGGCCAGCTCAATAGCCGTTCTCAGGCTGTTCAGTTGATAAGGCTTGTGGACATAAGCGGCAGGATAGGTCTGCTTGGCTCGTTCCAGGGTTTCCCGATCTGTCAGAGCCGTCAGGTAAATGACTGGAATGGGCCGTTCGGCCGTAATGTGTTTAACAGTCTCAATACCATCCCAATCTCCTTTAATGGTAATATCGCAAAGTAACAAATCAACTCGCTGCCGCTGGCACAAATCGAGTGCCTTACGACCATTATTGGCAATGCCCACTACAAAGTAACCATCCGCTTCGAGGCTGTCACTCAACTCCATGGCCAAAATACCTTCATCTTCCACTATCAAAATATGGATACGTTCATCAATGGTCATCAAAGGGTACTATTTATACTGTTTGTTTAGGGAGCGGTCTGGTATATGTTATCTGCTGCCAGACACATCGTCTACTATCAGCTTTTGTAGCCTGAGTACCTACAGTTTGCCAGAACGGCTTAGGGGTTAAGCCAATCGAAATGTAAATACTCTTATTCAGAAAGATGGAAAGTAAATGTATATCTTAACAGCACGTACCATGTATTAACTTACATTATTAACTATTGTTAATCTATGCATAATAAGACACAGGCGTACTTATAAACATACAGGCGAACTACGAAGCTGACAGGAAGCGTTTTTTTTATTCAGTTATCAAAAGATCAGGCGGCCAAACGAGTCTGCGGTATGTGCAGTCGGCATAAGGTGCCATTCTGGGTAGTCAATTCGAATTTACCTTCTAGTTGTTCCGTCAGGGAAGTAACCAGGCGTCGGCCAAACGATGTTCGGTTATTATTTTTCTGCCAGTCGGTCGCCTTTATTCCCGGCCCGTTATCCTGTACTTCCAGGGTAATACCTGGCTGCGATGCGCCATTGGCATAATCTAGTTTGATCCGGAGCAGCGGGTGCTCCTGGTGCGTAAAAGCATACTTAAACGAGTTGGTTATTAATTCATTTACGATCAGTCCTAATGGCATAGCCACATCGACATCCAACTCTTCCAGTGCTACGTCGACCTGTAAATCGAAGTTAGCGGGTTCGTAGCCGTAAGCCCGCATCAGGCTTTCAGACAAATCGGTCAAATATTCACGGATGTTAACGATCGTTACCCGATCTGTCTGGTACAATCGCTGGTGAATGAGCGACATGGCCTGCACCCGCTGCTGTCCTTTACGAAGTGCCTGTACGGCTTTCTCATCCGTCAGGCCGTTCGCCTGCAAGGTGAGCAGGCTCGATACAATAGCTAAATTGTTTTTAACGCGGTGGTGCAATTCTTTCATCAGCGTACGCAATTGATCAGACTGACTAACCAACTGGTGACTGTTGCTGGTAATAATTTCGTTCTGAGCCGATAATTGCCTGTTGGCCCGACGCAATGCCCAATATTGCCCCACCAGAAGGCTCAACAGCAGACCTAACAGCCCCAAACCACCCGCCATGTAGTTGACCTGGCGGGTTTGTTGCTGGTTTTGCTGGTCAAGAGCGGCAATTTGGTTCATCCGTTTTTGCGTCTCATACTTCGCCTGAACATCGGCGATAGCGCGTGCTTTTTCAATGTCGACAACCGCCTTTATCCGGGCAACCCGCCGGTTTTCTTCAGCCTGAATAGCTGCAATTTCCTTTTCCTTGGCAGACTCTATACGGGCAATTTCTTTAGCTTTAGCCAAAGCCAGCCCGGCCTGAATCGTTGCCAGTTCATTCGATTTTTTCAGTGTATATTGTTCTTCCAGGCGGGCAACCGTGCGTGTTTTATCCAGATTCATCAACGAATCTTCAATTCGCTTCTGCTGCACAGCGTATTGGTAGGCTTTCTCATATTTTCCCACACTCGCGTACATCTGCGACATCATTTTATAAACCGACCGGGTCAGCGGAGCATCCTTGCTCTTTTCGACCAGCGCAATGGCTTTTTCACCGTATGAGATAGCCTGGTCAGGTTTTTTCAGGAATTGATAAGCCGTGGATAGATTCCGGTAATTGTGAACAAGGCTGGTTGTTCGGTTAAGCTCCAGATTGATTGCCAGGGCCTTATTCAGATACACGACTGCCTGCTCATACTGCCCTTGTACATTGGCATTTTTACCAAGGTCATTGTAAATAACCCGATAATCCTCTGGTTTGGCATGGTTGGCATCATTGATCGCCAGCGCCTTCAGGAAACATTCCCTCCCCCGCTCATATTCCTGCAAATCTTCATAAATGATACCCAGGTTAACATAATTTTCGGCGAGAAACCGATTCGCCTTCAGTTCCTGATTGATTCGGATAGCCTGCTGTATATAATACATCCCCTTTTCGAGGTTGGCCCGGATCCGTAAATCCCCACCCATCGTTTTATAGAGCAGCCCTAAATTATGGTATACTTTAGCAATGGAACCCGGCTTGTGGCATTTAGTGAAGTAGTTTATAGCCGCCTGCGCACACAGAATCGACTCGTCAAATAATCCCTGATGGAGCCGTACGACGCAGGTGAGCAGGTTATACTCACCAAGCCCTGCCAGATCATGCGTTTTCTGGCAATGTTTCAGCATCGGTTTCAGGTAGTAAAGCGCCGAATCAAGCTTACTTTCTTTGTAGAAACTATTAGCTATGTTGTAATACGTGTGGGCTCTGGTTGAGTCAGGAAGTTTGTAGGTCAGCGTCGTTTTTAAGCTATCGACCAGCCGACGCTGTGCCTGAACGGGATTGCTTGCCGCCAGTACCACGACCAGAAGGCAAGACAAAGCCCATAAATTACTTTTCATGATAACGATTCGTAATTGTTGCCCCAAAGTAGAATGGCTAGTAAACAATAGTTTTACTAGGGGAAAGATACGACTAAAATTAAGTTTAGTACGTGCAGCCTACCGTTTAAAAAATCTAATTTCTATCTGGCTTTTCCCTGATCTGTTGGTCATTACCGAAAGGTTAAGGTCATCAACGCTTTCGGCTTCACTCTTTTGGGGTGAAGCCGAAAGCGTTAGTGTTCGCGCGTTATTTAGGATATTGACGGACCAAGTTCTCTGTTATTCACTTTTCAGTATCTTGGCCGGGTTCCTGCGAGCTGCTTTTAACGTTTGTGAACCGATCAGCAGGAAAGCCAGAAACATGACAATCACAACACCCATGAGCAGGCCACTGAGGCCAATTGGCTGGTGATAGGCAAAGTTGACCAACACCACTTTGTCGAAAAAGAGGTAAGTGGCCGGAAGCGCCACCAGCGTGGCCACCATGAGCAGGGTTAAGAATCCTTTACTGAGCAGATAGATCAGTCCTGCTTCGCTGGCCCCAAGCACTTTACGGATGCTAATTTCCTTTAAGCGAGTTTCTGTCGTGAACACGACCATGCCGAACAAACCAAGCGAAGCAATACAAATAGCCAGGAAAGCAATGAAACCAATTACCTTCACCATAACGGAAAATTGGTTATAGGCTAGTTCAATCTGATCGTCGTAGAATTTGGCATCCAGCGGATGAATCTTATCGACTTTGCGCCAGGCGTTTTCAATACTCGCCATTGTGCCAGGCAAATCAGTAGAGCCAATCTTAACATTCAGGTAGCCCCAGGGCTCATCGGCTGAATAATGGAACATGACGGGTTCAATCTTTTGATCCATCGTTCCGTAGTGAAAGTCCTTTAAAACGCCCACGATGGCGAGTTTTTTTCCATCTACCGTGACGAGCTTACCCAAGGCTTCTTCAGGATTTCGTTTGGTAATATTGAACCGTTTCAGCACTTGCTCATTGACAATAATTTCGCTCTCTTCTCCCTTTTTGGGGCGCAGGGTAAAATTTTTGCCGGCGATCAGTTTATGGTTATGGACGGGTAAATAATGTTCATCCACTTTATTTAGCCAGACCATGGCCGAATCCCGAGGATCAGTGTATTTCATACGGGAGCCCTGCATACTGCCCAGACTCGTGATCATCATCGACTGAGAAACGTCACGAACGGCCGGAATTCCCGACAACTCTTTAGCTAATACGTTTCCTTTATTGCCCTGCAACCGAATGTTTAAAATATTATCGGTCGCGAAGCCTAAGTCGAACGAAATAAAAGCCCGGTACTGGTTGTAGCCAATCAGAGTTGTGGCAATAAACATCAGCGACAAGGTGTATTGAATCACAATCAACGCTTTACGCATATTGACCCGTTGAAATACCTTCATCGACGAGGCATCTTTTATGACCTTAATCGCATTAATGCGGGCAAAGAACAGAGCGGGGAAAAAGCCTGCCGCCAGGCCAACCAATACGGCCAGACCAATAAAATAGAGGATGATCCGGGGAGAAAGGCCAAGAGAAACGAGATCACTGATGTGTGAATCGAGGGCAAGGAATTGCGTTCGTAAGAACAGAAACAGGCCAAAGGAGAATACCAGGGCCAGCAACGAAATAATCACCGCTTCAACCATAAACTGCCCCAGCACATGACTCTTCAGCGCACCGTTAATTTTGCGAATACCTACTTCCCGCGAGCGTCTGAGTGAACGGGCGATGGAAAGGTTGGTGTAATTGAAACAAGCGGAGAGAATAATGACGAAAGCCAGACCGCCTAAAATCCAGGCGACCAGCGGTATCATCGTGGGCCCAATCGAATTGCCGAGTTTTCGGCCTAAGGCAGCTTCTTTTAACGGTTGAAGCGCTACGGTAAACCTTTTGTTCTTTATTGCAGCGTTTTCCCTCGTATTCAGGTCGTTAAGGCTAGCCTGTAGCGGCCCATTGGTTGTATTTTCCGGCAAAACGATATACACATAATTCTGCCAGACATTTTCCCAACTGTAAAAATTAGGGTCTTTCTTGGCGAGTAAGGCATCCGCGGTCGCAAACGAAACAAGTGCCTCAAACCGAATATGGGATAGCTTGGGCACATCTTTGGCAATACCCGTAACAGTGTAATTGAGGGTATCGAACCGTACGATTTTACCCAATGGGTCGACGTCTCCAAATAGTTTTTTTGCCGTTTTTTCGGTCAACACTAACGAGTAGGGCTCGGTCAGTGCCGTAGCCGGATCACCCTCGATTAAGGGAAAGGTAAATACCTTGAAAAATGAGTTATCTGCCCACAAAGCGTCGAGTGGCAGAATGGTTTCATTCACATGGGCATCGCCCGAAAACCCATTCCGAAGAATCGTCACGTCTTGTATACCGGCTATCGTTTCACGAATTTTCTTACCTACTTTAACCGATGTCGACGCCAGATCTACGGGCGCGTTATCCAACTCCTGATAGGTCGTGATGACCCGGTAAGTTCTGTCTTTCTTTTCCTGGAAATCATCGTACGAACGTAAATCGACGATAAAGGCAATCACGAGCAGGCCTACGGACATGCTAACCGCCAGACCAAAAATGTTAATAAAAGAGAATAACTTGTTGCGTACCAGATTACGCCGGGAGGTTTTAACATAACTGCCAATCATGATCCAATGAATGAGAAGGTTGATAAAATCGGGCTTTCGAACCGTATAAATCCTGAAGAATTTCAGGGCATCAAGACAGTAAATCAGTCGGGCGCGTCGGGCCCCTTTGGCTTTCAGGTTACGCTCAAAGTATTCATTCAGGTCTCCTTCCAGATCTTCCAGTAAATCCGGGTTGCAATACCAGCGCAGCAGACGTTGCGCCCAACGGGGCGGCTGGGGAGCGTCTGATTCAGGACCGTCGGCCCGATCGTTTTGGCTGGTAAATCGTTTCATATCGAACCTTCCAGATTGAATCCAGGAATGATACTCCAAAGCGATTCACGTACCTCTTTCGCTTTAGTGAGGGCTACTTTCCCGGCATGGGTCACCTCGTAATAGCGCTTACGTTTCCCTCCCCGCGTACTGGATGCCTCGCCCAGATGGCTTTTCACGAGCCCTTTTTCTTCCAGCCGATTCAAAACAGCATGAACAACGCCTAGTTTGGCGGCCCGGCCTGTGTGTTTTTCCAACTCATCGCAAACAGCCACACTATAGGCGTCATTGACCAGTGCCGCAATGGTTAGCAATATCAGTTCTTCAAACTCCCCCAGGTTACTCCCCTTCATAACTCATCCGTTAATTTGCAATTCATTAATTCACCAAATGTATGTAAAATAATTTCATTAATTTAGTATTTGTATGTAAAATTACGCTTCACCTAAGCGCGGCCTTCATAAAGTTCACCCAATGACTACAGTACACACTCGTGTCAGTTCACCGTTATTTTATTAAAATCAGCCCAGCGTTTTACACGTAAATTGATCAGCCGTTTTAAGTGTAACTCATTCAGAAACACATTCGACCAGTTATCGAAACGCTGGCACTGAACGCCCAGATAGAAGAAATAGACGCTTAGCCCCAGCATGGGCAACAGGTTTTGCTCTTCCTCGCTGATTTTAGTAACCGATTCATAACCAGCCAGAAAACTTTCCTTCTTTTTCCTAAACTCAGCCTCATCCGTTTCAGTACTGTGAATCTGCAGGATGTAATAAGCAATATCGATACACTGCAGTCCACTCCCACAAAAATCAAAATCGAACAGGGTCACCTGATTCTCTTTATTGATATTCAGATTGTCGAACCAGATGTCCAGATGCACGATTCCCTCCCGCGTTTTCGTGCGGTCTATTTTCGAAAACTCGTCCAGTAAATAGCGCTGGGTAGTGTACAGGAAGTTCATCTCAGCCGAGTCGGCGGGTAAGAATGGCTTGACGAACGCAAGTGAATCAACCAGCATGAGCTGTGGCGTATAGCTTACCCGGTTCAGTTTTAGGTTATGCGTAAGTTGGTGAAACCGGGCCATGATCTGCCCTATCGTACTGTGCAGTTCCTCCGAAAAGGTCAGCAACTTCTCTCCTTCGGCAAACGAAAACAGAACGCCAAAGCGCTTGCCCTCGGGCGCATCCAATTCCTGAATAAAGGTACCGGCTACGTCAGCCAGCGGATACGACACCGGCAGTCCGTTTTCCTGCAAGAGCGTCAGTAAGCGCAACTCTTCCCTTACTTCGGTTTCGGTGCGCCAGTTGAGACTATAAATTCGAAAAATTGCCTTTTGAGTGCCATCCGTTACCAGATAGGAATGATTGACGCCTGCTTTTAGTAACTGACAGGATGTGTTGTCACGAAGGCCGTATTTCTTCTGTAGAAATTGGCCCAGATGAGCCGACGACAAGATGGAGGACGTAACTGGAAAAGTGGGCATAGCGGAATGATAGGTCTTGGCTATAAACAACGTGGAGCCAGGTTTGAGAACCTGGCTCCACGTCAAAATTATACTTTATGATTTGTACTTAGGTTACAATCCCAGCACTCGCTTGTTAAAAGCGTCATCGGCACCGGTTCCGGCAAAGTCATCGAAGGCCCGTTCCGTAACCCGGATGATGTGGCTGTCGATGAAGGGGGCTCCTTCAGCCGCGCCCACTTCAGGGTGCTTTAGCGCACATTCCCACTCAAGCACGGCCCAACGGTCGTAGTCGTATTGCGCCAGTTTAGAGAAGATACCCGAGAAGTCAACTTGGCCATCGCCTAACGAACGGAATCGGCCTGCCCGCTCAACCCAACCCTGGTAGCCGCCATAGACGCCCTGCTTGCCCGTCGGATTGAACTCAGCGTCTTTCACGTGGTAGGCATAAATACGGTCGTGGTAGAAATCGATGAATTGCAGATAATCAAGCTGTTGCAATACAAAGTGGCTTGGATCATAGTTGATGCCAGCGCGGGGGTGGTTACCCACTTTTTCCAGAAACATCTCAAAGGTAATCCCATCGTGCAGGTCTTCGCCGGGGTGAAGTTCGTAGGCAACATCGACACCGGCTTCATCATAGGCATTCAGGATAGGCAACCAGCGATCAGCCAGTTCTTTGAAACCCGTCTCGACCAAACCCGCCGGACGCTGTGGCCAGGGATACACAAATGGCCAAAGCAGCGCCCCCGAAAAGGTAGGACTGGCCTTAAGACCAAGATTCTTACTGGCTTTCGCCGTCATCATCAGTTGGTCAACTGCCCAGGCCTGCTGGTCTTTGGGCTTACCCGCCAACTCCGCCGGGCCGAATCCATCGAACATGGCCCCGTAGGCCGGATGAACGGCAACAAGCTGGCCTTGTAGGTGAGTCGCGAGTTCAGTGATTTCGACACCGATATCCGTCAACTTTCCTTTCAGTTCGTCGCAGTAGGTTTGGCTCTCCGACGCTTGCTTGAGATCGATCAACCGCGAATCCCAGGTTGGAATCTGGATACCTTTGTAGCCCAGATCAGCCATGTATTTGGCAATCGTATCGAGCGAATTAAATGGGGCTTCGTCACCCAGAAACTGGGCAAGAAATATGCCCGGACCTTTCATTGTCTTCATTTTTTAAAGAGCGAAAGAGTGAAAGAGCGAAAGAGCGGCTGACGCGAAATTTTCGCTCTTTCACCGCTACGGTGGACCGTTCTTTCGCTCTTTCGCTCTTTATGTCAGTCGCTCACTGTTTTACGGGATTTAGATAAAATTTTCAGTACTTGATACCCTTCATCTATCAACTCCTTTAATCGACGTTCTGGTACGATTTCTGTAAAGACGATTGTTTCCAGCCAAAAGAGCGATTCGTCCAGTTCTTCGAGCGTAACACTGAGTTTGGCAAAAAATTCCTTCTGACTCCTGCCTCTACGAACCGCCCGAAAGTTGGCAGCAGCTGATGAAGAAGAACGAATAAGCTGGTGAGCAAAATGTTGCGCTTCATATTCTTTTGGAAGCGTTCGACACACTTTTACACAGCGTAGCATAAACATCTTAAGCCGTTTTTCCAGATCATCCAGAAATTGACTTTTCGAGTGAGTGGAGTAATCTACCCAGGCTTCAGTAACTAAGCTTTCCTCGTCTTCCATCTCATTTTCAGAAGTTATGTAGCCAACTCACTCATTCACTCATTCGCCTTTCACTCATTTATCATTAAATCTCCACCCAAGCCTGCTTGCGGTTGCTTTCCAGAATTTTTTCGCAGATGAGCAATTCACGATACCCGTCGGCAAAGGTTGGATAGGTTGGCTTCTCGGGTTGCTTACCAGCGGCTATCGCATCGTACACTTCTTTGAATAATTGCTTCGATGTATCGGGGAAACCTTCGTTATGACCACCAGGGAAGCTGATCACCGACCGGGCTTCGGGGTGAGCCAGCGATGGATCGCGCATAAATGACTCGTTGGCGCCGTCGCGGTTACCGATCCACATTTCGTTGGGCGCTTCGGAATTCCAGGCAAACGTTTTTTTCGATCCGGCAATTTCTAACCGCATCTGGTTTTTACGACCGGCTGACACCTGCGATACCGTGATGACACCCCGATTGCCATTGTCGAACCGCAGCAGCACGTTGGCATGGTCTTCCGTATTGATGGGAACATCGGCATAATCTTCGGGCTGGAGCATCTTACCCGAGTAGGTTTCAACGGGTTTGAGTGGCTTCTTCCGTACTTTATGGACCGTATTGAAATCGGCCATAACGGCTACTGTTTTGAGGCCGGTAATGTATTCCAGGCTGTCCATCAGGTGCGACCCAATATCAGCAATGGCCCGTGAATCGCCCGACTTATCCGGTTCGAGCCGCCAGTTATAATCGGTGTCATAAAACAACCAGTCCTGCAAATAAGAACCAATGACGGAATACACATCGCCCAGGGCTTCCTGCTCGCGCATTACTTTCATCTGACGAACGAGCGGATAGTAACGCAGGTTGAAGTGAACCGCATTGACCAGACCCGTTTGAGCAGCCAGTTCAACGAGTTCTTTGGCTTCGTGCAGATCTTTGGCCAATGGCTTCTCGCACACCACATGCTTCCCTGCCAGCAAAGCCGCTTTAGACTGCGAGAAGTGCAGGAAGTTTGGCGTACAGATGTGTACTACTTTAATATCGTCCATCGCCAGCAATTCGTCGAATGTGCAGGAACGTTCGATACCGAGCTGGTCCGCTTTCTGGCGGGCGAGTTCGGGGGTTACTTCGCAGAGGGCGAGGACGTTTGTGTTAGGCAGGCGACGCAGGGCTTCGATGTGCGCAGGACCGATGAATCCGGTGCCAACAACACCGATGTTGATTTTTTGCATGAGGGTTTGGTTTAACAAGCGAAAGAGTGAATAAACGGTCCGCCGTGGCGGTAAAAAGTCTGCCGGATGGCTTCGTTCTTGCGTTCATTCACTCTTTATTTCAGTCGCTCACTGTTTTTCGGGATTTAGATAAATTTTTAACTGACAGCCTTCATCGAGTAATCGGTAGCTCGTTCACCACTTTAGCGAACCACTCTTTCGTTCATTTGCTCTTTGCCTTTTACTCAACAAACTTAGTCCACTTCGTCGAATCATCCTGACTCGATGCAATGACCGTGTCGATAAAGGCCAGGCCACGAACACCGTCGGCAGCTTTCGGGAAATCATAGATTGGATCAGCCTCCCGCCCTTCCATATGGGCTTTTACGGCGTAGGCGAAATTGCGGTAGAGGTTGGCGAAAGCCTCAAAAAAGCCTTCGGGGTGGCCTGCCGGTAAGCGCCAGTGTGCCGATGCCGACGCCGACAGACTGCCCACATTCGGGCGGATGATGCGCTGGCCTTCCTGCGTTTTGTATTTGAGCGTATTAGGCTCCATCTGGTGCCACTCAATACCGCCCAGCTCACCCCAAACGTAAATCTTGAGTGAGTTTTCTTCGCCATTGGCAATCTGGCTGGCATGCAGAACACCCTTGGCGCCATTGGCGAAACGAAGCAGCACATTGCCATCGTCATCGAGTTGGCGACCCGGAACGAACGTCGTTAAATCCGCACAGAGTTCGGCAATTTGCAGGCCGGTAACATACTCGGCCAAATTCTCGGCGTGCGTACCAATGTCACCCATGCAACCCGCAGCCCCGGATCTGGCCGGATCAGTACGCCAAATAGCCTGCTTGTAGTCATTGTGCTCCTCATCTTTTGAGAGCCAGCCCTGTGGATATTCGACAACCACTTTCCGAATCTTACCGAGTTTACCACTGCGCACCATATCACGGGCTTCTTTTACCATCGGGTAGCCGGTATAGTTGTGCGTAAGGCCAAACACTAGCCCCGACTTTTCAACAATGGCGGCCAGTTCTTTCGCTTCGGCCAGATTCAGGGTCATGGGCTTATCGCACATCACATGAAATCCATTTTCGAGCGCCATTTTAGCGGGCGGAAAGTGCATGTGATTGGGTGTCACGATAGACAGGAAATCCATTCGTTCGCCTTCGGGCAGGGCCTTTTCCCGCTCGATCATTTCCTGAAAGGAAGTGTAAACACGGTCTTCGGGTAAATACAGGGCGTGACCGGTTGCTTTCGATTTGTCGGGCGATGCACTGAAGCAGCCACAAACCAATTCGATTTCGCCATCGAA
It encodes:
- a CDS encoding gliding motility-associated C-terminal domain-containing protein, which translates into the protein MQKGYSWLWVSLVAFLPGMLAGQNLIPNGNFETYRNCPRQDNQLIEATPWYNPNRATPDFYHECFQTGQMSLPPHSGKGVGHLFFDQGWAEYLGVRLIKPLIADECYYFEMYIATDTPNKYLPETLGAYFSTSPVTDVTTTDRLPANPQILDTQPKNSLGRLQWQRVAGFVTAKGGEQYITIGNFNKEPPFLGYYYLFVDDISLVPVNLELGKDTTLCGRQSTLLLDATTPGAFDYRWNDGSTKPTRQVTKPGKYSVTAVTSCKTLTDSLIVDYALDFSLGADTTICNGQTLTLKVPATTTSTYRWQDGSSTNTLTVRQAGQYSIRVTQASCIASDTIQVQYIRPPELELGPDKQLCGAQLFVIKPTVAEGKFSWTDQISGVERTVSSSGIYRASVQNACATVTDSIVIDYNACDCVLYAPNTFTPNGDGLNDVFLAYGCGDITITSLAIFNRWGEVVFETKDSPFLWDGNYRGDHCETGVYAWRIQYRLRQQGKVITDQKTGPLSLIR
- a CDS encoding tetratricopeptide repeat protein; its protein translation is MKSNLWALSCLLVVVLAASNPVQAQRRLVDSLKTTLTYKLPDSTRAHTYYNIANSFYKESKLDSALYYLKPMLKHCQKTHDLAGLGEYNLLTCVVRLHQGLFDESILCAQAAINYFTKCHKPGSIAKVYHNLGLLYKTMGGDLRIRANLEKGMYYIQQAIRINQELKANRFLAENYVNLGIIYEDLQEYERGRECFLKALAINDANHAKPEDYRVIYNDLGKNANVQGQYEQAVVYLNKALAINLELNRTTSLVHNYRNLSTAYQFLKKPDQAISYGEKAIALVEKSKDAPLTRSVYKMMSQMYASVGKYEKAYQYAVQQKRIEDSLMNLDKTRTVARLEEQYTLKKSNELATIQAGLALAKAKEIARIESAKEKEIAAIQAEENRRVARIKAVVDIEKARAIADVQAKYETQKRMNQIAALDQQNQQQTRQVNYMAGGLGLLGLLLSLLVGQYWALRRANRQLSAQNEIITSNSHQLVSQSDQLRTLMKELHHRVKNNLAIVSSLLTLQANGLTDEKAVQALRKGQQRVQAMSLIHQRLYQTDRVTIVNIREYLTDLSESLMRAYGYEPANFDLQVDVALEELDVDVAMPLGLIVNELITNSFKYAFTHQEHPLLRIKLDYANGASQPGITLEVQDNGPGIKATDWQKNNNRTSFGRRLVTSLTEQLEGKFELTTQNGTLCRLHIPQTRLAA
- a CDS encoding response regulator, translating into MTIDERIHILIVEDEGILAMELSDSLEADGYFVVGIANNGRKALDLCQRQRVDLLLCDITIKGDWDGIETVKHITAERPIPVIYLTALTDRETLERAKQTYPAAYVHKPYQLNSLRTAIELAIHNFSLRTKPVPATAAVPERNTSRDKETILQIEDHLFVKQNYQFVKINVTELLYLEADNVYTTLVTTNRKYVVRQTLSGILERMNLPSLVRIHRSYAVNIHKVDSFNDAELSIGTQLLPLSRSYKEDFLQRFNHY